The genomic window GCTTGTTGTGGAACATCAACTCAGTGTAATTTGACTCAAGCTTCTTAATATCAACCCGATAGTTCAGCTTTATATGTTTGTCTTAATCAACCTCCATGTAGGTTGGCCTTGTTTGTTACAGTTTCCCTAAGGCCTTAAAAGTACAAGAAGTAAATTGGTAAACACATATACAGGAACTGTTCATGTTTGCAACTGAGTTACAAACTGATGGTAATGGTTTTATGACTGCTTGTTTCAGGCCTCTGGTGACCTCTTTCACTGGGAAGTATGGCAGTATTCAGTACTACGTGAAAGCAATTCTGGAAAGACCTGCAGCACCTGATCAAAGCGTACAGACAGAGCTTCAGGTCATTAGCCATATCGACGTCAACTCACCAGCTTTATTGGTAAGCAGGTCCTCTGTTCCTCCTTCCTACCTTAAGGCCACctgcaaaaattaaaactaattttaaaatgaacagtTACCACCCAGCCATCTAGCCATTTTCATGTTACTCCGGAGTGTCATTTTCTGACTTCTGAATGCATATAAGCTCCCTAAGCTTTTCTCTATAAATAGATGATCTTAGGTTGTGTGAATAGCAAAcaaagtggcttttttttttttttttttaataccattgATTACAACCCTGCTGGCTTAGGTGCTCTTGCCAAAAAGTTATGCAGGCTTCAAATGCATAAATAAggcttaataataataatgcacgAGTGTGAAGTAGTTGCTCTGGTAAGAGTAACTACATTCATAGGGCTGCAGTGTCCTAAACTCTTCAATAATAGTAGGTTGAGGAACAGTAATTATAGCAGAGTATTAATCATGCCCAGCCTGTCATTTATGCTCTGGCCATTATGTTACGTATCCTTCCATTTTGCATGTCGTTTTCTAACATGAAGTGTGTGCATGCAGCTGCTTCAGAGATCTTTTCAGTTATTTCCTTATGACAGATTTGGCCACATTAAACCATTGAGCTTCTAATAATCACTGGAAATACTGTAGAGTAATAAGAAAGATCGGGCATTAAGTAATGAGAAAATAGGCTAGATAGAAGCTAATGAGCTGGATTcttttatctcaacccatattatgaaaataatataaaattatacctTGCACTTTCATGATAGCAACTGGATCTAAATGGTTATTCATTTAAATATGAATAAgtgatttctattttatttaaaatgctaggataattttaacatttcatCGTGATGTGAGCGTAGTTAGATGTTTTgagcactcttttttttcctctttattggCTCACATTTTAATCTCTCTAGATCTAGAACTTACGGAAGTGTTTTGGCAGTGACATCTGTAAGCAGAACGTAGTCCTTATATTCAGCAACACATTACGAGTGTGAAGGCAGTGCATCTAGTTACTGCAAAAAGGGTGTTGAGTTGACCAAGAGTTACTGCATAGGAGAGGGCAATGGGTCATCTGGTGGGCAGTGTCTGTTTTTGTGGATTACCAGACTACCACCAAAAAAGTGCAAAACTACACAAATTTGAGACATCATGATTACAGTCACTCGGTGGCAGTGCCCAGTAAATCATTTAACTATCTTGAATCCCAGCTGCTGTTTAAAAACAGTTGTGTGTTCAGATAGCTAaaacttgtttccttttttaaatggTGGCAAAATGCCAATTCCATTGCATAGTACAAAGATTCAAATCCAAGTGGATTTCAGAATTAATTTCAATAATGGATATGCATTAATATTAAACTGCGATTGATAATTTCATgccataaaatgaaaaaaaacaactcctcTATTTTATAGACACCTGTTCTAAGAAGTCAGGAGAAGATGGTTGGTTGTTGGTTTTTCACCTCTGGGCCAGTGTCTCTGAGTGCCAAAATTGAGAGGAAGGGATACTGTAATGGTAAGAGGAGTTGTCTTCACCCTTCAAGATGTAAATATTAAACATCTAATAGGATTTTTCATCTCTGTAAAGGCGACACTTTATAGTCAAAAGAATAGCTCTGTTAAGGAGGTAATAAAGAGCTGTATGAATTCATCCAAGAAAAATTTTCTCACCCCATCCCTCACTCCCCCCTCATGAATATAAAGAGAAAGGAAGTCCTTTCTTGAGCAAAAGCCACGTACACTGAATGTGAAGAACAAGATGCTTTTAATGGGGTAAAACCATAACTGGGGatatagtttatttttaatgtcccATTTGTGTAGGTTTACACTTCTGTAAGAATGAGCTTTAGCAGCTTCTTTGGCATCTTGATAACATTAGATAGAtttgaggaaatgaaatattctgGAATTGAGTTAGCACTACATAAAAGGAAGACTGGTGCGTTTATTTGCAACTAAAGCTTTTATAGCTTGTTCATGTTGTGCTTAATGTTTCAAAATGAATGAATCATTGTTTATACATAAAATGTAGTAGGTGGCTATAATTCTGCCTGAATACCACTCTGCAAAGAAACTAGCTTGAGGAAACTAACGTATTGTTCTCGTAACATTGTGGATGATGTACGTGCTGCATAACATGCTTTGATATTCCCAAAGGAGAGCTGGTAAATACCAATTATTTATTgaactttctctgtttttaaggGGAAGCCATACCAATCTATGCAGAAATTGAGAATTGCTCTTCCCGCTTGATTGTTCCTAAAGCTGCCATTTTCCAAACACAAACTTACCTGGCCAGCGGGAAGACAAAAAGCTTCCGTCAGATGGTCGCCAATGTGCGAGGAAACCATATTGCCTCGGGGAGTACAGATACCTGGAATGGGAAAACTCTGAAAATCCCACCTGTGTCCCCCTCTATCCTTGACTGCTGTATTATTCGAGTAGAATACTCATTAGCTGTaagtattcattttctttgcaaatatgGAACTCCTGTGCAACTCTTGAATACTGCGTTAATTTGGGGAGAGAAGAACTTtcttactgagcagcttttacatTTTGAATTTGGGAACAACAATAAATACCAATAAATATCGTATACAGGAGAGAGACTGAAGGTACTGAGGAGACTCTGAAACTGAAGGATAGGAATGATGGGGAAAATAAGCTGCTGCTTCCTCAGAAACATTTTCTAGTTCTATACCTGCAGAGGATATTAGGGGGAAAATATTTCCAACTGAGTGGGATTTTCTGGTCATTCTTGTCAGAAATGGGAAGGTAGGACAGAGTCAAATGCATAAATACTTTTGTGAGCCTGTTCAGTATTTTTCCTAATGTCATTTAGACAAGGtgtagaaagaaggaaatagtCAAAAAGTAATGAAAGCTGTCAGAGTATTCGCTAAACATATCTGATGAGGAAACTCCTAGTTTTTAAACAACCTGCAGCATTGGCAGTATGGTAGTTTCTAGGAACATCAATTCATTGTGGTTTAATCCTGTCTATTCctattctgttttttgttgtcacACAGGTTTATATTCATATTCCTGGTGCTAAGAAATTGATGATTGAAATGCCTCTGGTGATTGGCACTATTCCATGTATTAGCTTTTCAAGCAGAAACTCCAGCATGACCAGCCAGTTTAGCGTGGATATGAGTTGGCTGGCGTTAACCCTACCAGAACACCCTGAAGGTAACGTATTGAACTTCACATAAGACAGCATAGTATTGTTTACAACAGAAAGATAATAGGGGCAGTTCAAGGACTAGATCAGTAAAGGATGTAGACTGTTAAAATTATGACTCAGGAGAAGTGAGGCACACAAATCTAACTCAAAATCCACAAGTATTGGTAAGGATGCCCTGCTCCAGCTTTCCTTAAGTCTCCACCTCTATCTGGCTTGCAACTGAATCTTGAAATAACCAACCTCTGATGGTGGGAATTCTACTTCGGCAGTAGGCACCTTAAAGTTACTGAGTGTATCTTGATACAGTATAGGTTTGTTGCTGGAGTAGCCCTAAATGGAGTAGTATGTCTGTAGAATCACTAATGATTACTAAAAAGAAAGTTCTAGATAGAATATTAATGAATATAGTGCACTTCATACAACTTGACGGTGTACAGTGTTTAATAAACAGGACCTTGTAGTCTTGGAAACTGTAATGCATATACTGTCTTGCTGTGAGTGAATACTTCTAAATTAGACTGTAATATCTCTTGTGTTTCAGCACCACCAAATTATGCTGATGTAGTGTCTGAGGAAGAGTTTTCCAGACATGTTCCTGCTTATCCACCACCAATCGACTGTGAGGAACAATTGTGTTGTCCTGTGTTTGCTTACATACAAGAGTTCCGGTTTCAGCCTCCACCTCTTTATTCAgaggtaaaaaaataaacaacaaaaaggtttcaaaaaaaaaaagctttttgaaaagcCCCTGCTGAATCTTAAGTGTGTGTACTGTCAGATGGCCAAAAAAAGATGTACCAAA from Anas platyrhynchos isolate ZD024472 breed Pekin duck chromosome 11, IASCAAS_PekinDuck_T2T, whole genome shotgun sequence includes these protein-coding regions:
- the ARRDC4 gene encoding arrestin domain-containing protein 4: MAAAGSGPGGGGGGSSGAVRALALVLQDEARPGGYCSGDTVRGRVLLELAGPLPLRGLRLEAAGRARVAWGEAAAAAGGGAAPGGTGGAAAAGPVGPRREAEVRYLDVRQSLLREPRGGEESLVLSDGRHEFPFSFQLPQEPLVTSFTGKYGSIQYYVKAILERPAAPDQSVQTELQVISHIDVNSPALLTPVLRSQEKMVGCWFFTSGPVSLSAKIERKGYCNGEAIPIYAEIENCSSRLIVPKAAIFQTQTYLASGKTKSFRQMVANVRGNHIASGSTDTWNGKTLKIPPVSPSILDCCIIRVEYSLAVYIHIPGAKKLMIEMPLVIGTIPCISFSSRNSSMTSQFSVDMSWLALTLPEHPEAPPNYADVVSEEEFSRHVPAYPPPIDCEEQLCCPVFAYIQEFRFQPPPLYSEVDPHPTDVEEVQPVSFML